A window from Malacoplasma iowae encodes these proteins:
- a CDS encoding lipoprotein 17-related variable surface protein — protein MVRKIKKVFLFSTTLIIPTISLPYTVFNNNLTNQHIGFDGASQLSESQLLANNVDALKYPVTPDANNNITPYGVFRIVNSDNQKKIVMNDFNSNLLWEYNLLNNDLLRVIYQNYVIKSINTKYNPFMKTIFIYGIVSNDSSAPDKAYLFQLHADTGKPYIVNNSNGNSILRDRDGLTPYIDSLIFDKDEGSFIVFDSSQDYSTFNNMLKISYRNYSTLQINSNDIKKFVQNGTTASNKVINNTKLIKAVNLSNGFFGIYKYYEETTTTTNPTKSTNIIRKVGFAIFDWQLRKLTNDLEVYSENDSTQGVVNLTKSNLYSLINDSFVISKTKNSYLISLNMVEPVMSGNYNNSATHYGFSDKLRFVEFTYPTNGTPINLSLKEINVTNNNYISSLKIDNSTNTIFATTYSDPSKLLTPKLFAVDLSSSKMTEVSNFNNNKNSGSTLVNVFPVDNSLNSDKQKSFLLKQVVNFDNTNNSNVTSNTQITSSKYVGSDVTKSGDTYTENNQNELFTFSINNIQEELTNDQVITKKLPSDVSEQDILGITKLMVNNAENTELLESKTLLPVDSIGNKLVANNAEGKLKVKVELKVKNWWNKTNSFTTLIKEIELTGFSKNSDLEFKLITKSSDDSDKWAAIENLKKALPSAVTTDNIIDSFIKKGAKLNLTKDNVKIYNSESSYLAGETENKIYINVFPDDSNGTLRVSYDLTDISSPSIGQTNLTGSYTYDGFVKTSGWTKVTINDNIFKQFKNKLPYQITKQEIISSLNIGSSYKISPEYWTLTFDDELDSETYIQNMINGQINFTIKYNRQMDSSIPSTVSDENLTVKVTSNTEAGKGFIKLSDYMGENIRLDENLADVKTSSLKLEEVNANINSIIDQTILVTNNWVDPSKIYDVTQKEATDSTVTYNLKLKTEFPSNIYVYDANGTRQNLKITSQWLTKLNEVKPNYFDGVSEIKYNINLTDYDWNYDSINKDNSTISFQNLYEESNAANRGYEYRFLLPSDFINSFETDPIKGKIGFQETFQLIKPYSSASNPIRSLFLNSLSSTRNTDPGYYEIDKVTLIPNNQEGSVIANYVIKYPNLQTAYGNPVLLYPSIKITGMKTQGIASIDNATIITSTIVVLIVISIGLLVFIKIRKNNFLGKNLNNKSESISKNKILISKNNNEEIKNNKKDKENKKVKDIKVDKVDKKEKNKLLKKDKPKDVKKKNVNQAIDFSKLE, from the coding sequence ATGGTAAGAAAAATTAAAAAAGTGTTTTTATTTTCTACAACATTAATTATTCCGACTATTTCATTGCCTTATACAGTTTTTAATAATAACTTAACAAACCAACATATAGGTTTTGATGGTGCTAGTCAATTAAGTGAATCACAATTATTGGCAAATAATGTTGATGCATTAAAATATCCTGTAACTCCAGATGCTAACAACAACATAACACCATATGGTGTTTTTAGAATTGTAAATTCAGACAATCAAAAAAAGATTGTAATGAATGATTTTAATTCTAATTTATTATGAGAATACAATTTATTGAACAATGATTTGTTAAGAGTTATTTATCAAAATTATGTTATTAAAAGCATTAACACAAAATATAATCCATTTATGAAAACTATTTTTATTTATGGTATTGTATCTAATGATAGTTCTGCTCCAGATAAAGCATATTTATTCCAACTTCATGCTGACACAGGAAAACCTTATATAGTAAATAATTCTAATGGAAATTCAATATTACGTGATAGAGATGGTTTAACACCTTATATTGATAGTCTTATTTTTGATAAAGATGAAGGTAGTTTTATTGTTTTTGATTCTTCACAAGATTATAGTACTTTTAATAATATGTTAAAAATATCTTATAGAAATTATTCAACATTGCAAATAAATTCAAATGATATCAAAAAATTTGTACAAAATGGAACAACAGCATCAAACAAAGTAATTAATAATACAAAATTAATTAAAGCTGTAAATTTATCTAATGGTTTTTTTGGAATATATAAATATTATGAGGAAACAACCACCACAACGAATCCAACAAAATCAACTAATATTATTAGAAAAGTTGGTTTTGCTATTTTTGATTGACAACTAAGAAAATTAACTAATGACTTAGAAGTTTATTCTGAAAATGATTCTACACAAGGTGTTGTAAATCTTACAAAAAGTAATTTGTATAGTTTAATTAATGATTCTTTTGTTATATCAAAGACAAAAAATTCTTATCTTATATCTTTAAATATGGTTGAACCAGTAATGTCTGGAAATTATAATAATTCAGCAACTCATTATGGTTTTTCTGATAAATTAAGATTTGTTGAATTTACTTATCCAACAAATGGTACACCAATAAATTTATCATTAAAAGAAATAAATGTTACTAATAATAATTACATTTCTTCTTTAAAAATTGATAATAGTACAAATACAATTTTTGCTACAACTTACTCTGATCCTTCTAAATTATTAACACCTAAATTATTTGCAGTAGATTTAAGTTCTAGCAAAATGACAGAAGTTTCAAATTTTAATAATAATAAAAATAGCGGTTCTACATTGGTTAATGTTTTTCCTGTTGATAACTCATTGAATTCTGATAAACAAAAAAGCTTTTTATTAAAACAAGTTGTTAATTTTGATAATACAAACAATAGCAATGTAACATCTAATACACAAATTACAAGTTCTAAATATGTTGGTAGTGATGTTACAAAATCTGGTGATACTTATACTGAAAATAACCAAAATGAACTTTTTACTTTTTCAATTAATAACATTCAAGAAGAATTAACTAATGATCAAGTCATTACTAAAAAACTTCCTAGTGATGTTTCAGAGCAAGATATTTTAGGAATAACTAAATTAATGGTTAACAATGCAGAAAATACAGAATTATTAGAATCTAAAACTTTATTGCCTGTTGATAGTATTGGAAATAAATTAGTAGCTAACAATGCAGAAGGAAAATTAAAAGTTAAAGTTGAACTTAAAGTTAAAAATTGATGAAACAAAACAAATTCTTTTACTACTTTAATAAAAGAAATTGAGCTTACAGGTTTTAGTAAAAATTCAGATCTTGAATTTAAATTAATAACAAAATCTTCTGATGATTCAGATAAATGAGCTGCAATAGAAAATTTGAAAAAAGCTTTACCATCAGCTGTTACAACTGATAACATAATTGATAGTTTTATTAAAAAAGGTGCTAAATTAAATCTAACAAAAGATAATGTAAAAATATACAATTCAGAATCAAGTTATTTAGCTGGAGAAACAGAAAATAAAATTTATATAAATGTTTTTCCAGATGATTCTAACGGGACTTTAAGAGTTTCGTATGACTTAACTGATATATCATCACCAAGTATTGGACAAACAAACTTAACTGGAAGTTACACATATGATGGTTTTGTTAAAACATCAGGATGAACAAAGGTTACTATTAATGATAATATTTTTAAACAATTTAAAAATAAGTTGCCATATCAAATTACAAAACAAGAAATAATAAGTTCATTAAATATTGGGTCATCTTATAAAATTTCACCAGAATATTGAACATTAACTTTTGATGATGAATTAGACAGTGAAACATACATCCAAAACATGATTAATGGACAAATTAATTTCACAATTAAATATAATAGACAAATGGATAGTTCTATCCCAAGTACTGTAAGCGATGAAAATTTAACAGTTAAAGTAACAAGTAATACAGAAGCTGGGAAAGGTTTTATAAAATTAAGTGATTATATGGGAGAAAACATTCGTTTGGATGAAAATTTAGCAGATGTAAAAACTTCTTCTTTAAAACTTGAAGAGGTTAATGCCAATATAAATTCAATAATAGACCAAACTATACTTGTAACAAACAATTGGGTAGATCCATCAAAAATTTATGATGTAACTCAAAAAGAAGCAACTGATAGTACAGTTACATATAATTTAAAACTTAAAACAGAATTTCCATCTAATATTTATGTTTATGATGCAAACGGTACAAGACAAAATCTAAAAATTACTAGTCAGTGATTAACAAAGTTAAACGAAGTTAAACCTAATTATTTTGATGGTGTTAGTGAAATTAAATATAACATTAACTTAACTGATTACGATTGAAATTATGATAGTATAAACAAAGATAATTCAACTATAAGTTTTCAAAATTTATATGAAGAATCTAATGCAGCAAATAGAGGTTATGAATATAGATTCTTGTTACCATCAGATTTTATAAATTCATTTGAAACTGACCCAATTAAAGGAAAAATTGGTTTCCAAGAAACATTTCAATTAATTAAACCTTATAGTTCAGCATCTAATCCTATTCGTTCATTATTTTTAAATTCTTTATCATCTACAAGAAACACTGATCCAGGATATTACGAAATTGATAAAGTTACATTAATACCTAATAATCAAGAAGGTAGTGTTATAGCAAATTATGTGATTAAATATCCAAATTTACAAACAGCTTATGGAAATCCAGTATTGTTGTATCCTAGTATCAAAATAACAGGGATGAAAACTCAAGGTATTGCTTCAATTGATAATGCAACTATAATAACTTCAACAATAGTTGTTTTAATAGTTATTTCAATTGGTTTACTAGTTTTTATTAAAATAAGAAAAAATAATTTCCTTGGAAAGAATTTAAATAATAAATCAGAATCAATTTCAAAAAACAAGATATTAATTTCTAAAAATAATAATGAAGAAATAAAAAATAATAAAAAAGACAAAGAAAACAAAAAAGTAAAAGATATAAAAGTAGACAAAGTAGATAAAAAAGAAAAAAATAAACTTCTTAAAAAAGACAAGCCAAAAGATGTGAAAAAGAAAAATGTTAATCAAGCAATTGATTTTTCAAAATTAGAATAG